A window of the Persephonella hydrogeniphila genome harbors these coding sequences:
- a CDS encoding 2,5-diamino-6-(ribosylamino)-4(3H)-pyrimidinone 5'-phosphate reductase gives MHRPYTIIVSEVTVDGKLTLRKGRSSKEIMQFMDEEANRYLHELRAKVDGIMVGAETIRTDNPFLTVRYVEGKNPTRIVPTSRADIPLNSNILEKHAPTIIVTSRSAPEEKVKALEEKVEVLRCGEDSVDLIEMMDMLYNKGIKTLMVEGGSTLNWNLIRLGLVDEVRLIHIPFIVGGEDTPTLVGGEGFYSFDEVVKLKLRAHFMRGSHLITEWEIKFED, from the coding sequence ATGCATAGACCTTACACAATAATAGTGTCTGAGGTGACGGTTGACGGAAAGCTTACCCTCAGAAAGGGAAGATCGTCAAAAGAGATAATGCAGTTTATGGACGAAGAAGCCAATAGATACCTGCATGAACTTAGGGCAAAAGTCGATGGTATTATGGTTGGGGCAGAAACAATTAGAACTGATAATCCTTTTTTAACAGTAAGATATGTGGAAGGAAAAAACCCTACAAGGATTGTTCCTACATCAAGGGCAGATATACCTCTAAACTCAAATATACTGGAAAAGCATGCACCTACAATAATAGTAACTTCAAGGTCGGCTCCAGAAGAAAAAGTAAAAGCCCTTGAAGAAAAAGTTGAAGTTTTAAGATGTGGGGAGGATTCTGTTGACCTTATTGAGATGATGGACATGCTTTACAACAAGGGGATAAAAACCCTCATGGTAGAAGGAGGTTCTACACTCAACTGGAACCTTATAAGACTTGGGTTAGTTGACGAAGTAAGACTTATACATATACCATTTATCGTTGGAGGTGAAGACACACCTACGCTGGTCGGTGGTGAAGGTTTTTACTCTTTTGATGAGGTTGTAAAATTGAAGCTCAGAGCACATTTTATGAGAGGTTCCCATCTTATTACAGAATGGGAGATAAAGTTTGAGGATTAA
- the moaD gene encoding molybdopterin converting factor subunit 1 — MRIKVLYFSSIKDKIKKSSEYFDVGANSTVSDLLKSIEEKYPDISDNLRNIMVAVNEQYADREEKLKEGDTVALIPPVSGG; from the coding sequence TTGAGGATTAAAGTTCTTTACTTTTCTTCTATCAAAGATAAGATAAAAAAAAGTTCTGAATATTTTGATGTAGGGGCAAACAGCACAGTTTCGGATCTACTTAAAAGCATAGAAGAAAAATATCCTGATATATCTGACAATCTCAGGAATATTATGGTTGCAGTTAACGAACAGTACGCAGACAGAGAAGAAAAGCTTAAAGAAGGAGATACGGTAGCATTAATACCACCTGTAAGCGGCGGTTAG
- a CDS encoding glycoside hydrolase family 15 protein, translated as MYREAVISNGHFFINFDKYLSLRDLYFPYVGQYNHLGGNKNHLILSVDGKLRYMDVGWKRTFSYKKDTLITDIKAVNEELGIQININDLIHKYLPIYIRKFRVKNLTRQKKDIKIFFYHDFCLYETEVGNTALYHPEMKGILHYREATYLLISIYPEISDYTISPKKDSALRQIDKQILNRNPIARGEIDSAVAYYTNLLPEEEDEFYYYIVAGRSFDDVEEKQKRMLEEGIPHFIEETEIFQKSWIKEKREIKGSIRKDIRELYDRSLFIIKAHMDNRGAIIASADSSIFHRFNKDHYSYSWPRDNAFIVMALDRAGYGNTTKKFFEFASRTITKKGYFLQKYLPDGSFGSSWHPWIDEEGKPQLPIQEDETALVIWALHHHYRVTKDIEFIDKMYNVLVRPAADFMVRYRDERGLPLESYDPWEERRGVLTYTCATVFAGLMSASKLAHLTGNIEESKKYEKAAREVRKAILKYLYNKKAERFVKMLVKDKNGNIMEDLTVDASLLSVFFTGMLPPNDYRVINTVSAIKDRLWVNFGIGGLARFEGDLYHRIDKQYPGNPWIITTMWLADWYIATNQIEEALKLINWVVKRQTQAGLLAEQYDPQTGNPLSVVPLTWSHAGFCWTVQNLNEKLS; from the coding sequence ATGTACAGGGAAGCTGTAATATCAAACGGTCATTTTTTTATAAATTTTGATAAATATCTTTCGCTAAGAGATCTGTACTTTCCGTATGTAGGTCAGTATAACCACCTTGGAGGAAATAAAAATCATCTTATTCTATCTGTAGATGGAAAATTAAGATATATGGATGTTGGGTGGAAAAGAACCTTCTCTTACAAAAAGGATACTCTTATAACAGATATTAAAGCGGTAAATGAAGAGCTTGGAATACAGATTAATATCAATGACCTTATACATAAATATCTGCCAATTTATATAAGAAAGTTCAGGGTCAAAAACCTCACCCGGCAGAAAAAAGATATCAAGATATTCTTTTATCATGATTTCTGTCTTTACGAAACTGAGGTAGGGAACACAGCCCTTTATCATCCAGAAATGAAAGGAATATTACATTACAGAGAGGCAACATATCTTCTTATCTCGATATACCCTGAGATCTCAGATTACACAATTTCTCCCAAAAAAGATTCAGCATTAAGGCAGATAGACAAACAGATATTAAACAGAAATCCTATCGCGAGGGGAGAGATAGATAGTGCTGTAGCTTACTATACAAACCTGTTACCTGAAGAAGAGGATGAGTTCTACTACTACATAGTAGCAGGAAGAAGCTTTGATGATGTAGAAGAAAAACAGAAAAGAATGCTTGAGGAAGGAATACCTCACTTTATAGAGGAAACAGAAATATTTCAGAAAAGCTGGATAAAGGAAAAAAGAGAGATCAAGGGTTCTATAAGGAAAGATATTAGAGAACTGTATGACAGAAGCCTGTTTATAATAAAAGCCCACATGGATAACAGAGGTGCAATAATAGCATCTGCCGACTCAAGTATATTTCACAGGTTTAACAAAGATCACTACAGTTATTCCTGGCCAAGAGACAATGCATTTATTGTTATGGCTCTTGATAGGGCAGGTTATGGAAATACCACAAAAAAATTTTTTGAGTTCGCTTCAAGAACTATAACTAAAAAGGGGTATTTTCTTCAAAAATACCTTCCTGACGGATCATTTGGTTCCTCATGGCATCCATGGATTGACGAAGAGGGAAAACCACAACTACCTATACAGGAAGATGAAACAGCCCTTGTAATATGGGCATTACACCATCATTACAGGGTAACAAAGGATATAGAGTTTATAGACAAAATGTACAATGTTTTAGTCAGACCTGCTGCTGATTTTATGGTGAGATATAGAGATGAAAGGGGACTTCCTCTGGAAAGTTATGACCCGTGGGAGGAGAGAAGAGGAGTACTGACCTACACCTGTGCTACAGTGTTTGCAGGGTTGATGTCTGCTTCTAAACTTGCTCACCTAACTGGAAATATAGAAGAGTCAAAAAAATACGAAAAAGCAGCAAGGGAAGTTAGAAAAGCTATACTGAAGTATCTTTACAACAAAAAAGCTGAAAGATTTGTAAAGATGCTTGTAAAAGACAAAAACGGAAACATAATGGAAGACCTTACTGTTGATGCAAGTCTTCTCTCTGTCTTTTTCACAGGAATGCTTCCTCCTAATGATTACAGGGTAATAAATACAGTAAGTGCAATAAAGGATAGGTTATGGGTAAATTTTGGGATAGGAGGTCTTGCAAGATTTGAAGGAGACCTTTACCACAGAATAGATAAACAGTATCCGGGAAATCCGTGGATTATCACAACAATGTGGCTTGCAGACTGGTATATAGCAACCAATCAGATTGAAGAAGCTTTAAAACTGATAAACTGGGTTGTTAAAAGACAGACACAGGCAGGTCTACTTGCAGAGCAATATGATCCTCAGACAGGAAATCCTCTTTCTGTTGTTCCTCTTACATGGTCACATGCTGGTTTTTGCTGGACAGTCCAAAATCTAAATGAAAAGCTCAGTTAG
- a CDS encoding CDP-alcohol phosphatidyltransferase family protein, with protein sequence MNLTSKRKSLKKIYEPFGLIFVKAHITPNVITLISVAMGLLAAFSFYKERPLTAAFFLFLSGFFDLMDGIVARETEKSSKFGAVFDWLADKFVDGFVLFFIGITYSTPVLTALAVVVNMLHTFIKPVAYAEIGFANREKGKINDPLEGIGFFGRPETILAIIVFSILEHFHILGGLQTGFILITALMTLSLFQRVIYLYIKYNKDYD encoded by the coding sequence ATGAATTTAACATCAAAAAGGAAATCTTTAAAAAAGATATATGAGCCCTTTGGGCTCATTTTTGTTAAAGCCCATATAACACCTAATGTTATCACGCTTATTTCTGTTGCTATGGGGCTTCTTGCGGCATTTTCATTCTACAAAGAAAGACCCCTTACTGCAGCTTTTTTCCTTTTTCTTAGCGGATTTTTTGACCTTATGGACGGTATTGTGGCAAGGGAAACAGAAAAGTCTTCAAAGTTCGGTGCTGTTTTTGACTGGCTTGCAGACAAATTTGTAGATGGATTTGTTCTGTTTTTTATAGGTATTACATACTCAACACCTGTTTTGACAGCACTGGCTGTTGTTGTTAATATGCTCCATACATTTATAAAACCTGTAGCATACGCTGAGATTGGTTTCGCTAATAGAGAAAAGGGGAAAATTAATGACCCACTTGAGGGCATAGGTTTCTTTGGTAGGCCAGAAACTATCCTTGCAATCATTGTATTTTCTATATTGGAGCATTTTCATATTTTAGGTGGACTTCAGACAGGATTTATACTGATAACGGCTTTAATGACGCTTTCCCTGTTCCAGAGAGTTATATACCTTTACATAAAATACAATAAAGATTACGATTAA